The window GCAACGCGTTCGGGGCGACGGCCAGACCGGCGCCCACCGGTTCGAGGGCGGCGGCCCGCTCCAGCACCGTCACGTCCCAATCCCGTCGGCGTAACGCCACCGCGGTGGCGAGCCCGCCGATTCCGGCTCCGATCACGACTGCGTACGGCATCCCCGAATCGTCGCACTCGACGGTGACTCCGGGCAGACTCGGGGGATGGACGAGTACGCGCACGCCCGCCCGGCCCCGGTGCTGCGCCCGCACGTCGCGTTCTACTCCGGCTACCGGCAGCGCGGTCTCGCCCCGGCCACTCACCGGGGCCTGCCGTCGCCCTATCTCACACTGATCTTCACGCTGGACGATCCTCTGGTCATCGCCGCCCATCCCGATCCGGGACAGGCTCCCGGGCGGTACCGTGCGCTCCTCGGCGGCTTGCACCTCACCCCGGCCCTGATCAGCCACGACGGCAGCCAGTCCGGAGTGCAGGTGGCGGTCCGGCCGGAAGGCTGCCGGGCACTGCTCGGGCGGCCCGCCGCGGAAGTGGCGAACCTCGACGTGGACGCCGCCGCCGTCTTCGGTCGGGTGTTCGTCGAGGAGGTCCGGGAACGGCTGTCCGAGGCGCCGGACTGGCCGGCCCGATTCGCCGTCCTCGACCGGGCGCTCGGCGGGCGGCTGCGCGACAGCACCGGCCCGGAGCTCGTGACGCACGCGTTCCACCTGGTCAGCGACGGTGTGCCGGTCGCTGAGGCGGCCGAGCGGATCGGCTGGAGCGGACGTCATCTGACCGACCGGTTCCGCGCCGAACTCGGCATCCGGCCCAAGGAGGCCGCCCGGATCGCCCGATTCGACCGGGCTCGCCGTGCGGTCCGGCCCGGTGTCCGGCTCGCCGACGTGGCCGCCGCGCACGGCTATGCCGACCAGTCCCACCTGGTCCGCGACTTCCAGGCGTTCGCCGGCTGCGCCCCGTCGCGCTGGCTGGCCGACGAGTTCGGTTTCGTCCAGGCCTGATCCGCGGCCGTCCGCCGACGAGTTCGGTTTCGTCCAGGCCTGATCCGCGGCCGTCCGCCGACGAGTTCGGTTTCGTCCAGGCCTGATCCGCGGCCGTCCGCCGACGAGTTCGGTTTTCTCCAAGCCTGATCCGCCGCCGCCCGCCGACGATGGGGTCATGACCGACAAGACGACCCCGCCACCGCAGGTGTGGCCGACGTTGCGGGCCACCGACGCCCGTGCCCTGATCAGCTTCCTGTCCG of the Actinoplanes sichuanensis genome contains:
- a CDS encoding AraC family transcriptional regulator, giving the protein MDEYAHARPAPVLRPHVAFYSGYRQRGLAPATHRGLPSPYLTLIFTLDDPLVIAAHPDPGQAPGRYRALLGGLHLTPALISHDGSQSGVQVAVRPEGCRALLGRPAAEVANLDVDAAAVFGRVFVEEVRERLSEAPDWPARFAVLDRALGGRLRDSTGPELVTHAFHLVSDGVPVAEAAERIGWSGRHLTDRFRAELGIRPKEAARIARFDRARRAVRPGVRLADVAAAHGYADQSHLVRDFQAFAGCAPSRWLADEFGFVQA